The Deltaproteobacteria bacterium genome has a segment encoding these proteins:
- a CDS encoding glycosyltransferase family 4 protein: protein MKVLINALSARLGGGITVLRNLMPALADVDGGAHEYTVLGRAETRESFRFDSSHVTVTTSPFAERSGATRLGWEQLVLPTQLALDQADVLFSPANLAVLACPKPQVLMFQNMAPFDDDVLARTDGSRRLRLRALRTLGDVSARAADRVVFISDFARREISSQLRIPASKCSRAYLGRDPAFTPAAKGSAAPILEKLGVRGRYLLSVSQFYHYKNFTELVVGFARALPGLPSDVKLVIAGAEHERDYADAVRATIARERVGDRVVLAGQVPYAQLPGLYASAELFLFPSTCENFPNILVEGLASGVPTLSSGLGPMPEIAGEGAMYFDPFTPDEIAALILRHWHDSSASRALAERGIAQAARYSWQATARALLTAFEEAAAR, encoded by the coding sequence ATGAAGGTTCTGATCAACGCCCTCTCCGCACGCCTCGGCGGCGGCATCACCGTCCTCCGCAACCTCATGCCGGCGCTCGCCGACGTGGACGGCGGGGCGCACGAGTACACCGTCCTCGGCCGCGCCGAGACCCGCGAGTCCTTCCGCTTCGACTCCTCCCACGTGACTGTCACCACCTCTCCCTTCGCCGAGCGCTCGGGCGCCACCCGGCTCGGCTGGGAGCAGCTCGTCCTCCCCACTCAACTCGCCCTCGACCAGGCCGACGTCCTCTTCTCGCCTGCCAACCTGGCCGTGCTCGCCTGCCCCAAACCTCAAGTTTTGATGTTCCAGAACATGGCGCCCTTCGACGACGACGTGCTCGCGCGCACCGACGGCAGCCGCCGCCTTCGCCTGCGCGCCCTCCGCACGCTCGGCGACGTGAGCGCCCGAGCCGCCGATCGCGTGGTCTTCATCTCCGACTTCGCCCGCCGCGAGATCAGCAGCCAACTGCGCATCCCGGCGAGCAAGTGCTCGCGCGCCTACCTGGGGCGCGACCCGGCGTTCACGCCGGCCGCCAAGGGCAGCGCCGCGCCGATTCTCGAGAAGCTCGGCGTGCGCGGTCGTTACCTGCTCAGCGTGTCGCAGTTCTACCACTACAAGAACTTCACCGAGCTCGTGGTCGGCTTCGCGCGCGCGCTCCCCGGGCTGCCCAGCGACGTGAAGCTGGTCATCGCCGGCGCCGAACACGAGCGCGACTACGCCGACGCCGTTCGCGCGACGATCGCCCGCGAGCGCGTGGGCGATCGCGTGGTGCTCGCCGGCCAGGTGCCCTACGCGCAGCTCCCTGGCCTCTACGCCTCCGCCGAGCTCTTCCTCTTCCCGAGCACCTGCGAGAACTTCCCCAACATCCTCGTAGAAGGCCTGGCGTCAGGCGTGCCCACGCTCTCTTCCGGGCTTGGCCCGATGCCCGAGATCGCGGGTGAAGGAGCCATGTACTTCGATCCTTTTACCCCCGACGAGATCGCTGCACTCATTTTGCGCCACTGGCACGATTCGTCGGCCTCGCGCGCGCTCGCTGAACGCGGAATCGCGCAGGCCGCACGGTACTCGTGGCAGGCGACCGCGAGGGCCCTGCTCACCGCTTTCGAAGAGGCAGCAGCGCGCTAA
- a CDS encoding bi-domain-containing oxidoreductase, whose protein sequence is MKQVLQSYRTGVLRVAEVPAPGVEPGSVLVQTSASLVSVGTERMTVELAKKSLVGKARERPDLVKKVVDRVQRDGLVTTAGAVFNKLDSPIPLGYSCVGKIIAVGEGVSGLSVGDRVACAGAKVANHAEVNLVPVNLCAAVPTDVDDEAAAFVTVGAIALQGVRTAVPTLGESFAVIGLGLLGQLAAQLLRANGCKVIGIDLDPKKVELAKTLGADAAVTRDADVLQTVLQHTGGRGVDGVIITAATSSNDPVELAGELCRDRGRVVVVGAVKMEVPRRPYYDKELSFFQSRSYGPGRYDPAYEDQGHDYPIGYVRWTEQRNMSAFLEQCARGAVKVAPLISHRFEIAKAEDAYALITGGGEPLGVLLTYPEQAVAPTRTVNISPARSSSGAPRIGFIGAGAFASGVLVPALAGAGAELVNIASARGFSARHLAERHGFQKCSTDADELLRDKDVDAVFIATRHNLHAKQTIAAFEAGKHVFVEKPLALTEEELAAILQVQRESGKLLAVGFNRRFAPLSIELRDFVRARNSPLVMHYRVNAGVIPNDLWIQDPKIGGGRIIGELCHFVDLCAFLADEPPIEVFAHGVSPHGGARSDDNVNVSLRFADGSIATIAYVATGDTSAGKEQLEVLGGGMHAVLDDFRELNLRRGGKKTRSRKLVQDKGHKAGVRAFIDAVRSGLGPPIPVRTLAATTRATFGAVRALESGQPVAIPLEP, encoded by the coding sequence GTGAAGCAGGTCCTCCAGTCGTACCGCACCGGCGTGCTGCGCGTCGCCGAAGTGCCCGCGCCCGGCGTCGAGCCCGGCAGCGTCCTCGTCCAGACCTCGGCCTCGCTGGTGTCCGTGGGCACCGAGCGCATGACCGTGGAGCTCGCCAAGAAGTCGCTCGTCGGCAAGGCGCGCGAGCGGCCCGATCTCGTGAAGAAGGTCGTCGACCGCGTGCAGCGCGACGGCCTGGTGACCACCGCTGGCGCCGTCTTCAACAAGCTCGATTCGCCGATTCCGCTCGGCTACTCGTGCGTCGGCAAGATCATCGCCGTCGGCGAGGGCGTGAGCGGGCTCTCCGTGGGCGATCGCGTCGCCTGCGCGGGCGCGAAGGTCGCCAACCACGCCGAGGTGAACCTCGTCCCGGTGAACTTGTGCGCCGCGGTTCCGACCGACGTCGACGACGAGGCCGCGGCCTTCGTGACCGTCGGCGCCATCGCGCTGCAAGGCGTCCGAACCGCCGTGCCCACGCTCGGCGAGAGCTTCGCCGTCATCGGCCTCGGCTTGCTGGGCCAGCTCGCTGCTCAGCTCCTGCGCGCGAATGGCTGCAAGGTGATCGGGATCGATCTGGATCCGAAGAAGGTCGAGCTCGCCAAGACGCTCGGCGCCGATGCCGCCGTCACCCGCGACGCCGACGTGCTCCAGACCGTGCTCCAGCACACCGGCGGCCGCGGCGTCGACGGCGTGATCATCACCGCGGCCACGAGCAGCAACGATCCCGTCGAGCTCGCGGGCGAGCTGTGCCGCGATCGCGGACGCGTGGTCGTCGTCGGCGCAGTGAAGATGGAGGTGCCGCGCCGGCCCTACTACGACAAGGAGCTCAGCTTCTTCCAGAGCCGCTCCTACGGCCCGGGTCGCTACGATCCCGCGTACGAAGATCAGGGCCACGACTATCCCATCGGCTACGTGCGCTGGACCGAGCAGCGCAACATGAGCGCGTTCCTCGAGCAGTGCGCGCGCGGGGCCGTCAAAGTCGCGCCGCTCATTTCGCACCGCTTCGAGATCGCCAAAGCCGAAGACGCCTACGCGCTCATCACCGGCGGCGGCGAGCCGCTCGGCGTGCTGCTCACCTATCCCGAGCAGGCTGTCGCGCCGACGCGCACGGTGAATATCTCGCCCGCACGCAGCTCGAGTGGCGCGCCGCGGATTGGCTTCATCGGCGCGGGTGCGTTTGCGTCGGGCGTGCTGGTGCCGGCGCTCGCGGGCGCGGGCGCGGAGCTGGTGAACATCGCCTCGGCGCGCGGCTTCTCGGCGCGCCACCTCGCCGAGCGCCACGGCTTCCAGAAGTGCAGCACCGACGCCGACGAGCTCCTTCGCGACAAGGACGTCGACGCCGTCTTCATCGCCACGCGCCACAACCTGCACGCCAAGCAGACCATCGCCGCGTTCGAAGCGGGCAAGCATGTGTTCGTGGAGAAGCCGCTCGCGCTCACCGAAGAAGAGCTGGCGGCGATCCTCCAGGTGCAGCGCGAGTCCGGGAAGCTCTTGGCTGTGGGCTTCAACCGCCGCTTCGCGCCGCTCTCGATCGAGCTCCGCGACTTCGTGCGCGCGCGCAACTCGCCGCTGGTGATGCACTACCGCGTGAACGCGGGCGTCATCCCCAACGACTTGTGGATCCAGGATCCGAAGATCGGCGGCGGCCGGATCATCGGCGAGCTCTGCCACTTCGTGGATCTCTGCGCGTTCCTCGCCGACGAGCCGCCCATCGAGGTCTTCGCGCACGGCGTGAGCCCGCACGGCGGCGCGCGCAGCGACGACAACGTGAACGTCTCGCTCCGCTTCGCCGACGGAAGCATCGCCACGATCGCGTACGTCGCCACGGGCGACACCTCCGCGGGCAAGGAGCAGCTCGAGGTGCTCGGCGGGGGCATGCACGCCGTGCTCGACGACTTCCGCGAGCTCAACCTACGCCGCGGCGGCAAGAAGACGCGCAGCCGCAAGCTCGTTCAGGACAAGGGCCACAAGGCCGGCGTGCGTGCGTTCATCGACGCCGTCCGCTCGGGGCTTGGTCCGCCCATTCCGGTTCGCACGTTGGCCGCGACGACGCGCGCGACGTTCGGTGCCGTGCGCGCGCTCGAGTCGGGCCAGCCCGTGGCCATCCCGCTCGAGCCGTGA
- the asnB gene encoding asparagine synthase (glutamine-hydrolyzing): MCGIVGQIGSKPTELAPALDAIHHRGPDDRGTWRGRAGEQTVDLGFVRLAILDLSPAGHQPMPSADGSVWLTFNGEIYNYRELRDELRAAGHTFKSESDSETILYAYQQYGEAFVQRLRGMFALALWDAKREKLVLARDRLGIKPLLYSQHGGRLAWASEAKGLLKLGVPRTLNRDALHDYLRYLYVPPPKSIFAEIHRLEPGHMLVWERGQLRNERYWSITRAPEERDEATVIAQLRQLLEETVRQHLASDVPLGAFLSGGLDSSTLVALMARHTPGKVKTFCMTFGDGEELYDERQYARAVAQHFGTEHTEIPVKPNLVELLPQMVRHFDEPFGNPTALLVYLLSQETRKHVTVALAGDGGDEVFLGYPRYQGAWLASRYRVAPRMLRHALGDLSSLIHDSTRGNHSLRRAREFLSTGELPLEEMYENWIGYFTEAEIRTLLRQATAQTHSQLAPLFAEATGTEFVDRAAQVDLRSFLPGNLLRYTDAMSMAHSLEVRVPFCDHRLVEFLAALPASQKMPRLEMKALLKKAMAKELPPMVRERKKLGFNPPMGIWLNRELAPLVDEHLSPARLEREGFFDPGLVSEMMAAHRKGTRDFSLHIWSLLVFQTWLGLYQGA; this comes from the coding sequence ATGTGCGGCATCGTCGGTCAGATCGGGTCCAAGCCCACCGAGCTCGCTCCCGCGCTGGACGCGATCCACCACCGCGGCCCCGACGACCGCGGCACCTGGCGCGGCCGCGCCGGAGAGCAGACCGTCGACCTCGGCTTCGTTCGCCTGGCGATCCTCGACCTCTCGCCCGCCGGTCACCAGCCCATGCCCAGCGCCGACGGCTCGGTGTGGCTCACCTTCAACGGCGAGATCTACAACTACCGCGAGCTGCGCGACGAGCTCCGCGCCGCGGGCCACACCTTCAAGAGCGAGAGCGACAGCGAGACCATCCTCTACGCCTACCAGCAGTACGGCGAGGCGTTCGTGCAGCGGCTGCGCGGCATGTTCGCGCTCGCGCTCTGGGACGCGAAGCGCGAGAAGCTGGTGCTCGCGCGCGACCGGCTGGGCATCAAGCCGCTGCTCTATTCGCAGCACGGCGGGCGTCTCGCGTGGGCGTCGGAAGCGAAGGGGCTGCTGAAGCTCGGCGTCCCGCGCACGCTCAACCGCGACGCCCTGCACGACTACCTGCGCTACCTCTACGTACCGCCGCCGAAGTCGATCTTCGCGGAGATTCACCGGCTCGAGCCGGGCCACATGCTCGTCTGGGAGCGCGGACAGCTTCGAAACGAGCGCTACTGGTCGATCACCCGCGCGCCCGAAGAACGCGATGAAGCGACCGTGATCGCGCAGCTCCGTCAGCTCCTGGAAGAGACCGTGCGCCAGCACCTGGCGAGCGACGTGCCGCTCGGCGCGTTCCTCTCCGGCGGCCTGGACAGCTCCACGCTCGTGGCCCTGATGGCGCGCCACACGCCGGGCAAGGTGAAGACGTTCTGCATGACCTTCGGCGACGGCGAGGAGCTCTACGACGAGCGCCAGTACGCGCGCGCCGTCGCGCAGCACTTCGGCACCGAGCACACCGAAATCCCGGTGAAGCCGAACCTCGTGGAGCTCTTGCCGCAGATGGTGCGCCACTTCGACGAGCCTTTCGGAAATCCCACGGCGCTGCTCGTCTACCTGCTCTCGCAAGAGACGCGGAAGCACGTGACGGTGGCGCTCGCGGGCGACGGCGGCGACGAGGTGTTCCTCGGCTATCCGCGCTACCAGGGCGCGTGGCTCGCGTCGCGCTATCGCGTCGCGCCGCGGATGCTGCGACACGCGCTCGGCGATCTCTCGAGCCTCATCCACGACTCCACCCGCGGCAACCACTCGCTGCGCCGCGCGCGCGAGTTCCTCTCCACGGGCGAGCTGCCGCTCGAGGAGATGTACGAGAACTGGATCGGCTACTTCACCGAAGCGGAGATCCGGACGCTGCTGCGGCAGGCGACGGCCCAAACCCATTCGCAGCTCGCGCCGCTCTTCGCCGAAGCCACCGGCACCGAGTTCGTGGATCGCGCCGCGCAGGTCGACCTGCGCTCATTCCTGCCTGGCAACCTGCTCCGCTACACCGACGCGATGAGCATGGCGCACTCGCTCGAAGTCCGCGTGCCGTTCTGCGATCACCGGCTCGTCGAGTTCCTCGCCGCGCTGCCGGCGTCGCAGAAGATGCCGCGGCTGGAGATGAAGGCGCTGCTCAAGAAGGCGATGGCCAAAGAGCTCCCGCCGATGGTGCGCGAGCGCAAGAAGCTCGGGTTCAATCCGCCCATGGGAATCTGGCTCAACCGCGAGCTCGCTCCCCTGGTGGACGAGCACCTCTCGCCCGCGCGGCTCGAGCGCGAAGGGTTCTTTGATCCGGGACTGGTCTCGGAGATGATGGCCGCGCACCGCAAGGGTACGCGCGACTTCTCGCTGCACATCTGGTCGCTGCTGGTGTTCCAGACGTGGCTGGGGCTGTACCAGGGAGCGTGA
- the asnB gene encoding asparagine synthase (glutamine-hydrolyzing): MCGISGHIAFPRANLEAVRTMTAALAHRGPDGDGFYDGGAVALGHRRLAIIDLATGEQPIFNEDKTVAVVLNGEIYNYKELREELRAHHKLETQSDTEVLVHLYEDLGDRMVEKLRGMFAFALWDAKQQRLLIARDRFGEKPLVYAERNGTLAFASELRALVAAGFVDGAIDRDALSDYLELLYIPAPRSIYAGAKKLPAGHLLIADAKGVRIQRYWQPPVPGTRKGQSDAVPELRAALEEAVRLQLRSDVPVAAMLSGGLDSASVVALMARELSKPVRTFSVGFGMADDELPFARAVAERYKTEHQQILITDGVEELTRHAFAAYSEPFGDSSSVPTVAICREVAKHSKVVLTGDGGDELFAGYGKYRDVLKLPHVPFVERAAELVEKLPQFPRRSTVRRGAAAIGARGAARARAMIEVFSPGEREALLGLSRTAELGPELPSDADSAIAFDLQTYLPDDLLFKVDTASMRASLESRSPMLDHHLAELAIPLPIGAKQDATRGKRGLVAAMRDLLPPEILDRPKRGFGSPVDAWLKGPLRGMVADLLSSPGARVRQWLSTEGLDATLERLNEGRGNAHQVWALLAMESWAREFGSKA, from the coding sequence ATGTGCGGCATCTCCGGCCACATAGCCTTCCCACGCGCGAACCTCGAAGCGGTCCGCACGATGACCGCTGCGCTCGCGCACCGCGGGCCTGATGGCGATGGCTTCTACGACGGTGGTGCCGTTGCGCTCGGCCACCGACGGCTGGCGATCATCGACCTGGCGACCGGCGAGCAGCCGATCTTCAACGAGGACAAGACCGTCGCCGTCGTACTCAACGGCGAGATCTACAATTACAAGGAGCTTCGCGAGGAGCTGCGCGCGCACCACAAGCTCGAGACCCAGAGCGACACCGAGGTGCTTGTGCACCTCTACGAGGATCTCGGCGACCGGATGGTCGAGAAGCTGCGCGGCATGTTCGCGTTCGCGCTCTGGGATGCGAAGCAGCAGCGGCTGCTCATCGCGCGCGATCGGTTTGGTGAAAAGCCACTCGTGTACGCCGAGCGCAATGGCACACTCGCGTTTGCGTCGGAGCTGCGCGCGCTCGTCGCGGCTGGGTTCGTCGACGGCGCAATCGATCGCGACGCGCTGAGCGACTACCTGGAGCTGCTCTACATTCCCGCTCCGCGCAGCATCTACGCGGGCGCGAAGAAGCTGCCCGCAGGTCACCTGCTGATTGCGGATGCGAAGGGCGTCCGCATTCAGCGCTACTGGCAGCCGCCGGTGCCGGGCACGCGCAAGGGTCAGAGCGACGCGGTGCCGGAGTTGCGGGCGGCGCTCGAGGAGGCGGTGCGCCTGCAGCTGCGCAGCGACGTGCCAGTTGCCGCAATGCTCTCTGGCGGTCTCGACTCCGCGAGCGTCGTGGCGCTGATGGCCCGCGAGCTCAGCAAGCCGGTGCGCACGTTCTCGGTCGGCTTTGGCATGGCGGACGACGAGCTGCCGTTCGCGCGTGCGGTGGCGGAGCGCTACAAGACCGAGCATCAGCAGATCCTGATTACCGACGGCGTTGAGGAACTGACGCGACACGCCTTCGCGGCGTACAGCGAGCCCTTTGGTGACTCGAGCTCGGTGCCTACGGTTGCGATCTGCCGCGAAGTGGCCAAGCACTCCAAGGTCGTGCTCACCGGCGACGGCGGCGATGAGCTTTTCGCGGGCTACGGCAAGTATCGAGACGTGCTCAAGCTGCCGCACGTCCCCTTTGTGGAGCGGGCTGCGGAGCTTGTCGAGAAGCTCCCCCAGTTTCCCCGGCGCTCGACGGTTCGACGCGGCGCCGCGGCAATTGGCGCGCGTGGCGCGGCGCGGGCGCGCGCCATGATTGAAGTGTTTTCTCCGGGCGAGCGCGAGGCGTTGCTCGGATTGTCGAGAACCGCCGAGCTCGGGCCGGAGCTGCCGAGTGATGCCGACTCGGCGATCGCTTTCGATCTGCAGACGTACTTGCCTGACGACCTGCTCTTCAAGGTGGACACCGCGTCGATGCGCGCGAGCCTCGAGTCGCGGAGCCCGATGCTCGATCACCACCTGGCCGAGCTCGCGATTCCGCTTCCCATCGGCGCAAAGCAGGACGCAACCCGCGGCAAGCGTGGGCTCGTTGCGGCCATGCGCGATCTGCTGCCGCCGGAGATTCTCGATCGGCCGAAGCGAGGCTTTGGGAGTCCTGTGGATGCGTGGCTCAAGGGGCCGCTGCGGGGAATGGTCGCGGATCTGCTCTCATCGCCGGGTGCGCGCGTACGGCAGTGGTTGAGTACCGAAGGCCTCGACGCGACACTCGAGAGGTTGAACGAGGGCAGAGGAAACGCACACCAGGTTTGGGCATTGCTCGCGATGGAATCGTGGGCGCGTGAGTTCGGGAGCAAGGCGTGA
- a CDS encoding glycosyltransferase family 4 protein, giving the protein MKILYLSQYFPPEMGAPAARVHEFSRAWAELGHDVTVLTGFPNHPTGIIPPEYRGELVRREVVDGIKVVRAPIYAAANKGKVRRALNYFSFGASAASIGPLLVERPDVLVATSPQFLAAVAGYWLSKLKRVPWVFEVRDLWPRSIVEVGAMTADNPVIKGLEQAERFLYRHADHIVAVTHSFVDEIAAHGIDRSRISVVTNGVDTELFQPRPRDAARKQLGLGEEFLATYIGTHGMAHGLGTVLDAAALLRDKPVQFLLVGEGAEKANLKARAQKEGLRNVTFWDQIPRDQVAQVIAATDLCLVLLRDLPLFRTVIPSKIFEYLGAARPILTTVDGESRKILDASRAGIFSPPENAEALARNISELAAQPDRLTQMGKLGREFVVAHYSRTALAERYAQILAEVAQGRDVPAGVALGL; this is encoded by the coding sequence ATGAAGATCCTCTACCTCAGCCAGTACTTTCCGCCGGAGATGGGCGCGCCCGCCGCGCGCGTGCACGAGTTCTCGCGCGCGTGGGCCGAGCTCGGCCACGACGTCACCGTACTCACGGGATTTCCGAATCACCCGACCGGGATCATTCCGCCGGAGTACCGCGGCGAGCTCGTGCGTCGCGAGGTCGTCGACGGCATCAAGGTGGTCCGCGCGCCCATCTACGCCGCGGCCAACAAGGGCAAGGTCCGTCGCGCCCTCAACTACTTCTCGTTCGGCGCGAGCGCGGCCAGCATCGGTCCGTTGCTCGTCGAGCGGCCCGACGTCCTCGTCGCCACCTCGCCGCAATTCCTGGCGGCCGTGGCTGGGTACTGGCTCTCGAAGCTCAAGCGCGTGCCCTGGGTGTTCGAGGTGCGCGATCTCTGGCCGCGAAGCATCGTCGAGGTCGGCGCGATGACCGCCGACAACCCCGTCATCAAGGGACTCGAGCAGGCCGAGCGCTTCCTGTATCGCCACGCGGATCACATCGTCGCGGTCACGCACTCGTTTGTCGACGAGATCGCGGCGCACGGCATCGATCGCTCGCGCATCTCCGTGGTCACCAATGGCGTGGACACCGAGCTCTTCCAGCCGCGCCCGCGCGACGCCGCACGCAAGCAGCTCGGCCTCGGCGAGGAATTTCTCGCCACGTACATCGGCACGCACGGCATGGCCCACGGGCTGGGCACGGTGCTCGACGCCGCCGCGCTCCTCCGCGACAAGCCCGTGCAATTCCTCCTCGTGGGCGAAGGCGCGGAGAAGGCCAACCTCAAGGCGCGCGCGCAGAAAGAAGGCCTGCGCAACGTGACCTTCTGGGATCAGATCCCGCGCGATCAGGTGGCGCAGGTGATCGCCGCGACGGATCTCTGCCTGGTGCTGCTGCGCGACCTGCCGCTCTTCCGCACCGTGATCCCGTCGAAGATCTTCGAGTACCTCGGCGCCGCGCGGCCCATCCTCACCACCGTCGACGGCGAGTCGCGCAAGATCCTCGACGCCTCGCGCGCCGGCATCTTCTCGCCGCCCGAGAACGCCGAGGCGCTCGCGCGCAACATCTCCGAGCTCGCCGCGCAGCCTGATCGGCTCACCCAGATGGGCAAGCTCGGACGCGAGTTCGTGGTGGCGCACTACTCGCGCACCGCGCTCGCCGAGCGCTACGCCCAGATCCTGGCCGAGGTGGCGCAGGGCCGCGACGTGCCGGCTGGCGTCGCCCTGGGCTTGTGA
- a CDS encoding alginate lyase family protein, with protein sequence MTSLGTLLRTLRHLSPEQVIRRAVHEVRQRVEPHAGPATRLLYAPVPEAKCVVSLGKPAELSEERVIVERWQRGVVEIHGVERARDDWSNAEMSRLWRYERQYHRELPALAMLAPDDARALVQSWLAACPPLGRDAWEPYPVARRILNWSLALALNPALEPELAPHLAGQVRWLANHLERHLLGNHLLCDLCALVAGASTLEFSDSDAILKRALDGLAHELPKQLLADGGYAERTAQYHAIVLDDALLAATLATQRGVELPASLRNALEAMTRWLSVVRRADGSVPYLNDAAPGSIPNLDRVLSRAHALGISTTPKGHAATELSQTGWSIVRRGAHELLFEHGPIGPDEQPGHGHSDGLSFELIWDGERVVEDTGTTSYVADAVRHHERSATAHASITVDGQSPDELWAAFRVGARATISGEAARLLEDDVWSLRGSLLAPQGWRHERGLIFWPGRALVILDVVEGTTGHALAHLPLAPGWSWHGSSLRRGERELQLHTLLGMSIDAIDGWVSAGFGKKLPRTTLRFQADLSGRIAVVLAAPGAMGALEKNGCVIEHAGERRHVVLDARGLPT encoded by the coding sequence GTGACCTCGCTCGGCACACTGCTGCGCACCCTGCGCCACCTCTCGCCGGAGCAGGTGATCCGGCGCGCGGTGCACGAGGTGCGGCAGCGCGTCGAGCCGCATGCGGGCCCCGCGACGCGCCTGCTCTACGCGCCCGTTCCTGAAGCGAAGTGCGTCGTCTCGCTTGGAAAGCCGGCGGAGCTGAGCGAGGAGCGCGTGATCGTCGAGCGCTGGCAGCGCGGCGTGGTGGAGATCCACGGCGTTGAACGCGCGCGCGACGACTGGAGCAACGCGGAGATGTCGCGGCTCTGGCGGTACGAGCGGCAGTACCACCGCGAGCTGCCGGCGCTGGCCATGCTCGCTCCCGACGACGCGCGCGCGCTGGTGCAGAGCTGGCTCGCCGCGTGTCCGCCGCTCGGTCGCGACGCGTGGGAGCCGTATCCCGTCGCGCGGCGGATCTTGAATTGGTCGCTCGCGCTCGCGCTGAATCCCGCACTCGAGCCCGAGCTCGCGCCCCACCTCGCGGGCCAGGTGCGCTGGCTCGCGAACCACCTCGAGCGGCACCTGCTGGGCAACCACCTGCTCTGCGATCTCTGCGCGCTCGTCGCCGGCGCGTCCACGCTCGAGTTTTCCGACAGCGACGCGATTCTGAAACGTGCGTTGGATGGCCTCGCGCACGAGCTTCCGAAGCAGCTTCTCGCAGATGGCGGCTACGCCGAGCGCACGGCGCAGTACCACGCGATCGTGCTCGACGATGCGCTCCTGGCCGCGACGCTCGCGACACAGCGAGGCGTCGAGCTGCCTGCTTCGCTGCGAAATGCTCTCGAAGCGATGACGCGTTGGCTCTCGGTGGTGCGCCGCGCCGATGGCAGCGTGCCGTACCTCAACGACGCCGCGCCGGGCTCGATCCCGAATCTGGATCGCGTGCTGTCGCGCGCGCACGCGCTCGGGATCTCGACGACGCCCAAAGGCCACGCCGCGACCGAGCTCTCGCAGACCGGTTGGAGCATCGTTCGTCGAGGCGCGCACGAGCTGCTCTTCGAGCACGGACCCATTGGCCCCGACGAGCAGCCTGGCCATGGCCACTCCGACGGGCTCTCGTTCGAGCTCATTTGGGACGGCGAGCGCGTCGTCGAAGACACGGGCACCACGAGCTACGTCGCAGATGCGGTCCGCCACCACGAACGCTCGGCCACGGCGCACGCGTCGATCACCGTGGACGGACAGAGCCCCGACGAGCTCTGGGCCGCCTTCCGCGTGGGCGCGCGCGCGACGATCTCCGGCGAAGCTGCGCGGCTCCTCGAGGACGACGTGTGGTCGCTGCGCGGTTCGCTGCTCGCGCCGCAAGGCTGGCGACATGAGCGCGGCCTGATCTTCTGGCCCGGTCGCGCGCTGGTGATCCTCGACGTCGTCGAAGGCACCACGGGCCACGCCCTCGCGCACCTTCCGCTCGCGCCGGGTTGGAGCTGGCACGGCTCCTCGCTGCGCCGCGGTGAACGCGAGCTTCAGCTGCACACACTGCTCGGCATGTCGATCGATGCCATCGATGGCTGGGTGAGCGCCGGCTTTGGCAAGAAGCTGCCGCGAACCACGCTTCGTTTTCAGGCAGATCTCTCGGGCCGCATCGCCGTGGTCCTCGCGGCGCCGGGCGCGATGGGCGCGCTCGAGAAGAACGGCTGTGTCATCGAGCATGCAGGCGAGCGTCGCCACGTGGTGCTCGATGCGCGCGGCCTGCCCACGTAG